In bacterium, the genomic stretch ATATTAGTAAGTTTCCTATCGTTCAGTCTTGTAACATTCTGATTCTCAAATTTAACTGATCCGTGGGTAGAAATATCTAAGCAACCTATAATATGTAGAGCAGTAGACTTCCCAGAACCAGAAGGTCCAACAAGGGCAACAAACTCTCCTTCTTTTATCTCCATGGTTAATCCTTGCAATGCATTGATCTTAACACTGCCCATTAAGTAAGTCTTCCAAACCTCTTCTAATTCTATAATCTTGTTATTCATACCAAAAACCTCCTAATCTATAGTTTAAAAAGTAGTACCTATTTAATTCTTATTTCCCCACCCTTCAACAAATTCTTCAATATACCTTACTATCTTCTTTTCACTACTATATTGGTTAATATTCTTCTGCAGACCACCTGCATTTTGTTTATACTTAGGGTTATTTAGAATTTCTTTCACAGACTTCTGTAAATCTTCTATGGTAAAGTTTCGAAATCCAAATTGAAATGGTACATGAGGAGTCAACCGTAGTCCACATTCTGCATTATGGATAGCCTGAGCTGCAGTTGCCTGCTCAGGAGAAAAAGGGATACAAAGATTAGGTATACCCCTCCTTAAAGTTTCCATGACAGTACCATAACCTCCATGATGAATCACTATATCACTAGCATTAATCATAGTTGGTCCTGGGACAAACTGCTCTATCCGAATATGAGAAGGGTAAGGTACTAAATCTTGTAGAGTTTCAGCCCCTCCCCCCATACTAATAATTACTTGATATTTGGCATCTTGAAAGGCATAAATTATCTTTTGATAAATCTTTTTTTTATTCTTAACTCTAGTTCCCAAGGTTACATATATTACTGGGTAATGATGGTCGAGTTCTTTCAACCAATCAGGAATTTCCTTCTCTAGGCCACCCCATTCTAAACAACCAACATAGTATGCTGATGGAGGTAAATTCTCTATCGGGCAAAAGTCCGGAATCCCTTCTACTAAATTTAAATCACCAAGATAGAGATCAAACATACTTTCAGTCTTCGGTAGTCCATATTTTTCTAAGACAATATTAAAAGGCTTCGTCCATTTTTTGTTAAATGTCTTTAGAAGTGTTTTTAAGACTTTGATCTTTATAACATTTCCTATTTTTTGAAGAATTGTCTCGCCATCCATTATCTCAGCAAACACCTCTTTTTCTGATCTATTGCTTCTTGCTAAAATCCCTTTAAGAAATGGGCTACTAATTATACCAACATTGGGTACCTTGGCTATCCTTGCCGAGATATTAGGTGTAGGGCAAAAACTATTGATAATTACATTGGGTTTATATTCATTGATTACATGCAGTTCATCTCCTACACACTGATCAACAAGTTCCTTTGTGTACCAATTCATTCCCATTGCCTTTTCAACTTCTGCTTTTTTCACTGCTGCAATAGGATAAACTACATACCCAGTATCTTTAATAAATTGACAGCGTTCCTTTCCAGTAGCAAATACAACTTGATGTCCTTGTTTCTTTAAAGCATCAGCTACAGATAGACAATGGAATACATGAGATAATGCTGGACCAAAAGGTATACAAAGTACCTTTAATTTACTCATATCTAATCGCCTCCAATGGGTTAATTTTGATTGCCCGGATAGCAGGGTACAATCCACCAATAATCCCAATCCCAACAGTAATAACAACAGATTCTATGGCAGATTTAATATTAAGAACCCTTGTATCGTGGTACACAAATTGTAAGACAAGGTACGATAATATAATTCCCATAATTCCTGCTATAAAACATAGAATAGTAGACTCTTGTAGGATGGTGACAAGAATAGTTCGTCTTGTTGCACCTATTGCTCGTAATGTTCCTATCTCTTTTATCCTCTCATTTACTCCCATTATCATCATTGCTAAAATCATTATTATAGCTGCCCCTTTAGCAGTGTTATTCGTCATATTAAAAAACTGGTGCATCCCTACTAAGGCTTCCTCAATGTTTTTTTTACTCTTTTCTTCTGTAATTATAACAAGTCTGGGGAAGTCTCTTTTAAACATTTTAATAAAATCATCATTGTCAATATCTGATTTTTTTATGACCAATACAGATGAGACTAAAGATTCCCAACCGAAGAGTCTTTGAGCATAGGATAACGGCATAAGTACAGCACGGTCAATAATTGCTACACTTGTCTCTTTAAGAACTCCTTTGACTTCAAATGGCTTTTTCCTAATGACTATTTTATCTCCCACTGATATTTTCCCTTTCTTTGCATAGTATTTAGCAGCACCACTACCTAAGATAACTATCTTTTCATCCCCTTTTATAAAAGAGTTATCACCTATCTCAGCCTCTCCTGTGAGTATTCCCATCTTTTCTTGTCGTCTTAAATCCTGAATATACGCCTTTTCCTTACCAGGAGATATACCAACTACCATAACTAATGGTGGTTCATTAGGATATTGGGGTGGAACAATAGCCTTGAATAGCAGAGGAGTACTATAAGCAGGATCAATATATTCTTTCTTTAATATCTCTTGTACAGTATCAATAGTAAGGTTACTCAAAAGTGGTGGGAACTCACTCTTTTCAGATGCAGGCGCTTGAATAAATACTTTCCCGGCAATCAGGGATAACATCTTATGTACTTCCCCACTCTTGTGTGCTGTGATAGATATAAGGATGATCATAAGTTGAATACAAAAAGCTACACCTATAATAGTAAGAATCGATCTTGTTTTTCTCTTCGTAATATTTTTCCAAGCAATATCAATCATAATAAGTCTCTCCTTAAATTAATCATCATTTATATCTGATTGCTTCTAACGGGTGAATCTTTACCGCTCGAATAGCAGGATACAAACCACCAACCACTCCAATTATAACGGCAGTGCCAATGATTTCCA encodes the following:
- a CDS encoding nucleotide disphospho-sugar-binding domain-containing protein produces the protein MSKLKVLCIPFGPALSHVFHCLSVADALKKQGHQVVFATGKERCQFIKDTGYVVYPIAAVKKAEVEKAMGMNWYTKELVDQCVGDELHVINEYKPNVIINSFCPTPNISARIAKVPNVGIISSPFLKGILARSNRSEKEVFAEIMDGETILQKIGNVIKIKVLKTLLKTFNKKWTKPFNIVLEKYGLPKTESMFDLYLGDLNLVEGIPDFCPIENLPPSAYYVGCLEWGGLEKEIPDWLKELDHHYPVIYVTLGTRVKNKKKIYQKIIYAFQDAKYQVIISMGGGAETLQDLVPYPSHIRIEQFVPGPTMINASDIVIHHGGYGTVMETLRRGIPNLCIPFSPEQATAAQAIHNAECGLRLTPHVPFQFGFRNFTIEDLQKSVKEILNNPKYKQNAGGLQKNINQYSSEKKIVRYIEEFVEGWGNKN
- a CDS encoding FtsX-like permease family protein, with product MIDIAWKNITKRKTRSILTIIGVAFCIQLMIILISITAHKSGEVHKMLSLIAGKVFIQAPASEKSEFPPLLSNLTIDTVQEILKKEYIDPAYSTPLLFKAIVPPQYPNEPPLVMVVGISPGKEKAYIQDLRRQEKMGILTGEAEIGDNSFIKGDEKIVILGSGAAKYYAKKGKISVGDKIVIRKKPFEVKGVLKETSVAIIDRAVLMPLSYAQRLFGWESLVSSVLVIKKSDIDNDDFIKMFKRDFPRLVIITEEKSKKNIEEALVGMHQFFNMTNNTAKGAAIIMILAMMIMGVNERIKEIGTLRAIGATRRTILVTILQESTILCFIAGIMGIILSYLVLQFVYHDTRVLNIKSAIESVVITVGIGIIGGLYPAIRAIKINPLEAIRYE